The Humulus lupulus chromosome 3, drHumLupu1.1, whole genome shotgun sequence genome window below encodes:
- the LOC133823684 gene encoding uncharacterized protein LOC133823684 translates to MVEKNLENENDDVIVNEDGQENINENEVDIERKDVHDNLSSDVSYNIYDPGWWKIIDTKLRDFSTNNMNQLGNEGIKEWKNLGARLKTHETSHKHIVNMNAWIVLELRLANNKTIDKSVQERINKEKEHWRNVLVRIIAIVKNLAKNNLAFRGNNEKIYQENNGIFLSLIEMIAEFDPIMQEHVRQIENLKLDINDIRGQGYDNGSNMKGKHQGVQKRLLELNPRALYTPCGCHYLNFVLCDVANSCVKVVSFFGVLQRIYSLFSSLPKRWTILKNNISTLTVKSLSQTRWESRIESVKAIRFQTPKIKYALLELAETSDDPKIKSEAKCLATYELENFEFLLDMTIWFDILFAVNSISKNLQCKNMDIDNTINQLDGLLSYFENYRKDGFVYAMILAKEIAIEMEIEPKFCEKRVIRRKKNLMK, encoded by the exons ATGGTAGAAAAGAACTTAGAGAATGAGAATGATGATGTAATTGTTAATGAAGATGGTCAAGAAAATATTAATGAAAATGAAGTTGATATAGAAAGAAAAGATGTTCATGATAATTTGAGTAGTGATGTTTCTTATAATATTTATGATCCCGGATGGTGGAAAATTATTGATACTAAATTAAGAGATTT TTCTACTAATAATATGAATCAATTAGGCAATGAAGGAATCAAGGAATGGAAAAATCTTGGTGCTAGGCTTAAAACACATGAAACAAGTCATAAGCATATTGTTAACATGAATGCTTGGATTGTCTTAGAATTGAGACTTGCAAATAATAAAACAATAGATAAAAGTGTGCAAGAACGAATTAATAAGGAGAAGGAACATTGGAGgaatgttttagtaagaataatTGCTATTGTAAAAAATCTAGCTAAGAATAATTTGGCATTTCGTGGAAATAATGAAAAGATCTACCAAGAGAACAATGGAATTTTTTTGAGTTTAATTGAAATGATTGCTGAATTTGATCCAATTATGCAAGAACATGTTCGAC AAATTGAAAATTTGAAACTTGACATTAATGACATAAGAGGACAAGGATATGATAATGGATCTAACATGAAAGGAAAGCACCAAGGTGTACAAAAGAGATTATTAGAGTTAAATCCTAGAGCATTATATACACCTTGTGGTTGTCATTATCTTAATTTCGTGCTTTGTGATGTTGCTAATTCTTGTGTTAAAGTTGTATCCTTTTTTGGTGTTTTACAACGTATATATTCATTATTCTCTTCTTTACCTAAGCGATGGacaatattgaaaaataatatatctactTTGACTGTGAAATCATTGTCTCAAACTCGTTGGGAAAGTCGTATTGAAAGTGTTAAGGCAATTAGGTTTCAAACTCCAAAAATAAAATATGCTTTGCTTGAACTAGCAGAAACAAGTGATGATCCTAAAATAAAGAGTGAAGCTAAATGTCTAGCAACCTATGAATTAGagaattttgaatttttgttaGACATGACTATTTGGTTTGATATTTTGTTTGCTGTCAATTCAATTAGTAAAAATTTACAATGTAAAAATATGGATATTGACAATACTATAAATCAGTTAGATGGTCTTCTTTCGTATTTTGAAAATTATAGGAAAGATGgatttgtttatgctatgatttTAGCTAAAGAAATTGCAATTGAGATGGAAATTGAGCCTAAATTTTGTGAAAAACGTGTGATTCGTAGGAAAAAAAATTTGAT